The following coding sequences are from one Campylobacter sp. RM16187 window:
- a CDS encoding DUF4198 domain-containing protein encodes MINKILATLFTLAILNAAHAHDFWVFGENTDKFRADIGYGHNFPLQEMIPKDEAKSFAQLTIISKDGGKTELIQTGENYHYEGEKLKKGSYILVGEYKSTFWSKDANGKWYMDKTKDQIADAAYCMQASMYAKEVVNIDGEQDEFVTKTIGQKLEIAPLENPANFKINKPFKVQILLEGKPLKTARIDGTFDKFLKDKFAFSATTDLEGITEVMALAPGKWILKVMHKRAFGESKRCDEEILIASFTFKLR; translated from the coding sequence ATGATAAATAAAATTTTAGCTACGCTATTTACGCTCGCAATACTAAACGCAGCGCACGCTCATGACTTTTGGGTGTTTGGAGAAAATACCGATAAATTTAGAGCCGATATAGGCTACGGACACAATTTCCCTCTTCAAGAGATGATACCCAAAGATGAGGCTAAATCCTTTGCCCAGCTTACAATCATCTCAAAAGACGGCGGCAAAACAGAGCTAATCCAAACAGGCGAAAACTACCACTACGAAGGAGAAAAGCTTAAAAAAGGAAGTTATATCCTAGTAGGCGAGTATAAAAGCACATTTTGGTCAAAAGACGCAAACGGCAAATGGTATATGGACAAGACAAAAGATCAGATAGCTGATGCCGCTTATTGCATGCAAGCTTCAATGTATGCAAAAGAGGTTGTAAATATTGACGGCGAACAAGATGAGTTTGTAACTAAAACCATAGGGCAAAAGCTGGAGATAGCGCCGCTTGAAAATCCTGCAAATTTCAAGATAAATAAGCCTTTTAAAGTTCAAATTCTGCTTGAAGGAAAGCCGCTTAAAACAGCTAGAATCGACGGAACATTTGATAAATTTTTAAAAGATAAATTTGCATTTTCGGCCACTACGGATTTAGAAGGCATAACCGAAGTTATGGCTTTAGCACCCGGCAAATGGATACTAAAAGTCATGCACAAAAGAGCCTTTGGTGAGAGTAAAAGATGCGATGAGGAGATACTGATCGCTTCGTTTACTTTTAAGCTAAGGTGA
- a CDS encoding TonB-dependent receptor, with product MKAKYLKVAAVISLAACPYISAAESVSLGEVKVTANKIEEKLKDIPQSISVIDGIEVEEKGIKTIEDLLKSVPSISTTTGLHGGIFTRGLNGSIFTRTNPVTIFINGVAHGNQFGAYVPITNIERIEILKGPSSAIYGKDSIGGVINVVLKEPSNEWSGSVGAEYGSYKYRIGAFEANGALVDDVLYLGLNGSASKDQGWITDEITGKKSNGKELNNFGLNLKFMPTDRLSFKLFADRYYKKFNGTDGIVIPYDKFKSFKRDDVKTTRLESETYSLEKSNSVALNATYNFDTVDLSSITTYKKIDQSSNYDLDAGSKYFPHNNNLIMFSDMRIKNLSQEFRLSSNKEQNLRWIAGLFFENEKIDIKKMGMQFMMMGTPTEMDAPAKMNGKTASIFAQAIYPITSKLDLTLGGRYQKIKKDIKVDTYMYPVGSSKTAPFYSLENDASWNKFLPKIALEYALQDELSIYAMYAKGYLAGGFNSFPMGGTKDENKFESQTSDNYEIGIKGAYDSFRFSAAAFYMDIKDTHIYMIDPKNPANFITGNADKATSMGVELEGVVRATKELAINMAASLLRTKYGNYISPNGKNNKGNKIEYNPEYKFSLGASYYAPFGLYARIDGNVIGKTYFDPQNSVARASYFTADAKIGYMKKNFDVYLYTKNIADKEYPMNVFDRSYGVLVEYDKGRTFGLGVKYSF from the coding sequence AAGGTATAAAAACCATAGAAGACCTGCTAAAAAGCGTGCCTAGTATATCAACCACAACGGGGCTTCACGGAGGAATTTTTACAAGAGGACTCAACGGCTCGATATTTACTAGAACAAATCCTGTCACGATCTTCATAAACGGCGTAGCGCACGGTAATCAATTCGGAGCATACGTGCCTATCACAAACATAGAGAGAATCGAAATCCTAAAAGGTCCGTCAAGTGCGATCTACGGCAAAGACTCTATCGGCGGCGTTATAAACGTGGTCTTAAAAGAGCCTAGCAACGAGTGGTCCGGAAGTGTCGGCGCAGAGTACGGCTCATATAAATACAGAATCGGCGCCTTTGAGGCAAACGGCGCACTTGTAGATGACGTGCTATATCTTGGGCTAAACGGCTCAGCGTCCAAAGATCAAGGCTGGATCACAGACGAGATAACAGGCAAGAAATCAAACGGCAAAGAGCTTAACAACTTCGGGCTAAATTTGAAATTTATGCCTACGGATAGGCTATCTTTTAAGCTTTTTGCAGATAGATACTACAAGAAATTTAACGGCACGGACGGCATAGTCATCCCTTATGACAAATTTAAAAGCTTCAAAAGAGACGATGTCAAAACAACAAGGCTTGAAAGCGAAACATACTCTCTTGAAAAGTCAAATTCTGTAGCTTTAAACGCTACTTATAATTTTGACACAGTAGATCTAAGCTCGATCACCACATATAAAAAGATAGATCAGTCAAGCAACTACGATTTAGATGCGGGAAGCAAGTATTTTCCGCACAACAACAATCTAATCATGTTTTCTGATATGAGAATTAAAAATTTATCTCAAGAATTTAGACTCTCAAGCAATAAAGAGCAAAATTTAAGATGGATAGCCGGGCTTTTCTTTGAAAACGAAAAGATAGATATAAAAAAAATGGGCATGCAGTTTATGATGATGGGAACGCCTACGGAAATGGATGCGCCTGCAAAGATGAACGGCAAAACAGCTTCAATCTTCGCGCAAGCCATATATCCTATCACTTCAAAGCTTGATCTAACGCTTGGCGGAAGATATCAAAAGATCAAAAAAGATATCAAGGTAGATACCTATATGTATCCCGTCGGCTCAAGTAAAACTGCGCCTTTTTACTCGCTTGAAAACGATGCAAGCTGGAACAAATTCCTACCAAAGATAGCTCTTGAATACGCTCTGCAAGATGAACTTAGCATTTATGCGATGTATGCCAAAGGCTATCTAGCGGGAGGATTTAACTCATTTCCCATGGGAGGAACAAAAGACGAGAATAAATTTGAGTCGCAAACCAGCGACAATTACGAAATCGGCATAAAAGGAGCTTATGATAGTTTTAGATTTTCAGCGGCTGCGTTTTATATGGATATAAAAGATACCCATATCTACATGATCGATCCTAAAAATCCGGCAAATTTCATAACAGGAAACGCCGATAAGGCAACCTCAATGGGCGTTGAGCTAGAAGGCGTAGTAAGAGCCACAAAAGAGCTTGCTATAAACATGGCTGCAAGCTTACTTAGAACAAAATACGGCAATTATATTAGCCCTAACGGCAAAAACAACAAAGGCAACAAAATCGAATACAACCCTGAGTATAAATTCTCGCTTGGAGCTTCGTATTATGCGCCGTTTGGACTATATGCAAGGATAGACGGTAACGTCATCGGAAAAACATACTTTGATCCTCAAAACTCAGTCGCTAGAGCAAGCTACTTCACCGCTGACGCTAAGATAGGCTATATGAAGAAAAATTTCGACGTATATCTATACACTAAAAACATAGCCGATAAAGAGTATCCGATGAATGTCTTTGATAGATCTTACGGCGTGCTTGTAGAGTATGATAAGGGCAGAACTTTTGGGCTTGGAGTTAAATATAGCTTTTAA